The sequence GTTATTGCGTGCCGCGTTAAAATCtcttaaagatattatataaTCTGATCATTATTTGCTAACGGTCATATTCACAGAGtactaaaatgaaaaaaaaatcacaaattctaaaataaaaatacgttcacaaaattttctaaaatatgtatatatattataagtttAGAACTTATTGGTATTGGAGTAAGTGCAaatgtaaatttaaattttcctAAATTGACATGTTAACAAAGACTGGTACTGTACCAGTTCTTAAAAAACAGTGAGAAGGATTCGATAGTTATTACAAAAGTCAAAATATTGTCGCTAAAGTTTCAGAATGAATGAAAGCATAGTGAGATTCGTAAGTGTGCGGGGCTAACGGTTTACCGCCGAACTTAATCTCCAACAATATTTTGAAGGATCTTTTCTTCTCCTTCAATCAGATATTTTTCTGGTCATTCTTTTTAGGATTAGTTTAAAAATGATGTTGGAAAAGtactcttttaattttaaattttatattattttatttttaaaattttagaaactactaataaagaaataaataaaaagagttctaaaaaataatttataaatcaatatattaaataaacctGTTCTTTTAACACTCCATAGTAATAGTTCTTACaataattttgtattattttatgcCTCATAAGATTTCTGTTAGgaatgtttaattaaaaaataataatttataaacatttaaatcataaaaaaataacttatctTACGAGCTGTGACATAAGTGTTGTGCAGAAGTCTGTTATAACATACGCTTttaatgtttctttttatgtatTGTGGGCTTTTATATTCCATCAGTTATAGAAGAATCCTAGTTGGACTATAAATTGCGGTAGCTTTTTGGTTCTGAAtatgttgttattattattaaatgagaAGGAAGGTCCATTCTAAAATGTATGTGCATTGGAACacatttgtttaatatttttctttttttattgaataaattcaatatttcaaaatttttttattgaaatatatatctatatatatatatatatatatatatatgagtaaaagaagtttaaaataaaaaatagaaaatattttttagtgtgTTATCTATTGGTTTGAGAAAGAATCCTTTGTAGTTGGACATAAAAGAAGAACGCTCATGTGTAAGGTCTATTTTAAtggagaaaaaggaaagaaatatgAGCAGGATTGGCATTTTCATTGGATTATTCTAAACATTACTAAACTaccaattatttatattatctttatgTTAGGAGACTCTCTAATCTAAATCCATTCCAgtaaatatatgaaaagatATTTCAGTGTACTTTATTTGttctgaaaaaagaaacatttattggaatgaaatttttttatttatattcttcaattcttttcttttttactgtCTTATTCTCATTAAATTATACTtccattttcttaaaaaaaataaaagaaaagaattcagAGATCAAACAGAAAACACCAAAATTAGACTGTAACCCAATAAATAATCCAAGCTGATCAAACAAATAGAGCATCCTTCAACAATCTATAGTTGTAGAAGCATACACTCCATTCCTTGCTGTGAATGTTGAGTAGATAAGACATGTATTTGAAACATGTTCTTATTGAGAAATTATATATGGATTATAACCTCAAAATCGTCCATAAATGTTTGATCAAATGTTATAGCAGtaaacaaatcaaataaaaattggaaTTATTGAACTATAAAGAAATCACCggaatctatatatatatataaatatatattaatttataaagtttaagatttttttgacatgtgtgcttaatttttgacacatagaaTTGTTGTCTTGATATGCGTActtatttttttgacatgtgtacttattttttatatatgagattcaagtttatacgtaattttgtaattttttattaatttattgattaataaattatactcctattaaaaactcattttaatattaataaataacttattaataataaattagtttttaattagataataattattctaaaaatagcatatattaattatattttaatattatattaattaataaattaattttctaattagataatgattctaattataaaaaataatattttaaatatatattattaataaattaattttcaattatataataatttctaatcttaaaaaatagttatatcaattatattgatagtattaatttatataatattagaattaataaataaatactttaaaaataattgcattaataaaattgtaaaaaaagatcaaaaatatttagtttgttactattttttaagatattataaatcaatagtagatattaaaaaatttatcaaattgtATCTATCAGCTGgttttataatcgaaataataataacagccGTGTAACACACGAATAAACgactaatataaaataaattttaggtaTGGAAATCCGCTTTCTCACACGTACGAATGGTTAAGAAAGTTTTTGAAagttaatatgatattaattgctttttattattttatttgtaaaaatagataattaagattattgcgtctcaaaatacacttcttttttcattaaaacaaactaaaaagctatatttgacaatattatttagcttataggtcaaatcttaatattattgtaCAAGTAAAGGTAAATTAGAATGTAAGAGAatgctaaaaatttattttattgtttttcttttcttaataacGCAATATTAACTCAGCCTGTATAGTTATGATAACCAGGCTTCATTAACTAACagcttttatttatgtattagGTATACATAAAGTGACTACAgtgattacaattggatatTGTAACCAATTGGCACAACTTTACGCAGAAATTACAGGAGAATTCAGATATATAGATTACTGAGACTGATTGCAGATAGTTGCTAAGAGAGCCAAGCCGCAAATCACCATTCCTGCTAACAGCTTTCTTTGCTATGAAGTGTCCGCCACCACCAAGATAATTAGTAACAATTTTACTTGTTACGGATTGTATATAGCAACTGGATTTAACGTGCTCTAGGAAATGGTAGAGCCCCATTTCATAACATATTTGACAAGCTCGTCCAACTCATCTTCCAGGCTAACACTACTACCTTTGTTGCGATCTGCATGTTGGATTGCCCTACAAGCTCTCAAGCCACAAAATTGCGAACCTAGGTTTTTGAAGACAACCTTCAGGTCTTTCCTGCTTAGCTTGCCATCTCCATTGCTGTCGTATCTTTTAAGAAGGCCCTTCATTTGCTCTTCTAAAAGAGGAAGATTTACCTGTCGAGTTCTACCTGGCTGAATTGGCATCTTATTGCTACTTGTTGGAGATTATATACTTGAATAAGTACTGTACAGGTGATAATAGATCAAGCAAGTGTTTCTTAGAATAAAGTAGTAATATGAAGAAGCAAGATGGACTCGAGCTATGGTTTGGAACTTTGGATGCATGCTTTCTGAGCCTAGCACCTCCTTTATATATACATTCCAATTGCTCTTGGTAGAAGTGGTAGTGGAACTAATCAAGacaaaaatgtaattttgtaattaaattaggGTACGTAAAGAAGAATATAATCTTATATGAAGATTTGCTTTAGGTAATTATTCAGTAACAACAGTGAAGATTGACATGTTGCTAAGCAAGAAAGGTTTCTATACAAGTTGGAAGCTATGTAGCACGTTGAAGAAATTTTTGTTGCCTTGTTCATCGAATCACGGAAGTTGATCTTTACCCGACTCTTCTTTCTGAGTAAGTGTACTTGATTTCTCGGCATTTTTTGTTACCACTTTAGGCCTTAGAATTATATTAAACATTTGCTTGAACTGCATATATTCAAAGCTCTTCATGCTCACTAATATTCAACAAGTAAATATTCTTCCCATCATCTTTTAACCGCACTTCCATGCAAGCTTACTCCTAAATATACAGTTTCAATTCTAAGacttttttatcataaattacattttgtctttaaattttaaaaaaattatataaatatctatattcaGTAATTTAATTGTACGTGCAGTGCACATGCgataattcaataatataaattaaattttttattcataatacATCATAAGTAATAAGCAAAGACACGGATAGACCCTTGTAATTATCACCATGAACACCTACACTAAAACTCCACACTACTAGAATCATCAAATTCAACTTCCTTACTGGTTCAAGTGAGCATAAATTCTTGCTAATCAGATGAAAGATCGTCCAGTACCAGCATCAGCATcactattttttgttttttgggCCTCTAACTGGACTAAAGCCCAGCCCAATATATACCTAGATGtatgcatatattataaacCGAACTCAGTGCCCATTTcgtttctcttttcctttttagttCTCTAAAATGGAACACTCTAAACTCTCAAACCCTCTCTTATCTCTCTCCACGTTCATTCACCAGCACTGTCTCCGGCTCGGCGCCGAGCTCTCGACTCGGCTCGGCGACACTACTTGGGCCGTATCTAACAACCTACTGCCCGGGCTAAATAACAGGAAGCATCGTCCGGCGCCGTTGTTCGCATCTGTCTCACAGCAGCCGAAGCAAGCCTCAGGTCTGAGCTCAGAACACGTGGCAAAAACACTTGCTGGCACGGCTGTTTATACAGTGAGCAATTCGAATAATGAGTTCGTGCTTGTCTCTGATCCTGATGGAGCTAAATCAATTAGCTTGCTCTGCTTTCGACAAGAAGATGCTGAAGCTTTTCTCGCTCAAGTTAGTAATACTTACTATTCAGAGAGTAAATTTGTGATGGTTTCTTTTGTAgcattattttgtttttactgTTTTGGGGAATTGATAATAGGTTCGGTTGCGAAGAAGAGAATTAAGGAGTCAGGCAAGAATTGTTCCTATTACTCTTGATCAGGTAACCTTTTTAGGTTAAgttgttctttttttattcctCTTTGTGTATTTTTATGGTAGGTAATTGCGTTCCCAATCTTAATTTGGCTCTTAAATGAATCATTTGAAGatactatataatttatgttttcttttttatattataaatttcgGTTCAGTTGTTATGTTCTAATGAAGTATTTTGTTTATCATTGTATTTTGACTatgcttttaattttactagGTGTACATGTTGAAGGTGGAGGGAATTGCATTTCGGTTTTTACCTGATCCAGTTCAAATAAAGAATGCTTTAGAGGTTAGTTATCGTGCATTAGTTATAAAGTGCACGGTTCTCAGTTTGGTTGGGAAGCATTCATTATCTTATATCTGATTATATAAGATGATTATAGTACTTGTACAAGCTTTCATTTTAGTTTCCTGCTTGCTTGCTACTTCTTACTTTTTCCTGTGTGATATTGATATCGCTCTTCTAGACCTTGTTTGAAATAAATCAAGTGCAAAAATTCCTTGCAAAATCATGTCAATTTTTGGCGTagtttcatttctttcaaaatgccttctttattgttagttaaaagaatttaattctaGCAACTAAGAGCTTTCCAAGCATGAGAATTCTCTCAATGCAAGCattcaattcaattgaattcttgcattTTTAGACTTTCCAGACAAGAGGCTAGTTTTTGTTGTCCTTTGGTATCTCATATAACTTTTGATGGATCCCTGGACATTGACTTCCCTAAGAAGCCTTGTCTTGGTTATATATCTCAATCTATAGAGAGAAGTATGAGTCTTTCTTATGTGGAACAAGATAATATTCATAATGTTTATATGTCATTTACATTGTAGGCGAAAAAACTTTAACCCGAAGATGTCTTTGCTTTCATCTAGGACTTATAAAATCGTGTTATGATAGCAATTCATATGTGTTGCATTTATACATGAAACATTGACATTAATATGATTCTACCCATGAACTGAATTTGAGTAATTCTACAATGGCCTTTCATGTTTGTCAGCTGAAAGCCTCTGATACCAAGCGTgggtttgatggagttcccattTTTCAGGTATGCTATTAAATTTATTGCAAAATGGACCATTTAAGAAAGTAAAGCATTTCAATGGGCTGATTTTAAGATCCATGGATCAAATGCTTCTAACTCTATATGCTCGTGCACACACATTTGTGTAAGAACATTCATAGTATGGTTTGACTTGGCTATTTATGTTCCCAAAATGTTTGTGCCATGCCATCATAAACACTGTTGTTGCAACCTCATTTAGTGATAACAGTTTGACTTTATCAATTTCAACACCCTTTTCTAAGATAATTTGGAGTTCTCCCTAGCCTACGCGTGTCATCACATCACCAAATTAAATGTGATACTGCTGActtaaatcaaagaaaaatctttgTAGACTTAGCTTTCTTTATTATGTTCTGTTAGTTGCTACCATCATCCAGGACAATTCAAGTATAGGGACCATCTAGCTTACCTGTGTACCATGTATGAATATTGCACCTTATGTAGGTGTAAAAATGTAATGTCGTGCCACATTAATGTTGCTTCATGAACTCTGTGTCTGCAGTCAGAACTTCTAGTtgtgaagaagaaaaacaagcGTTACTGCCCGATATATTTCCAGAAGGTATGTTCCACTCATTGAGCTCCCTACTGACACAACTGAATTTTCTCAGCACACATCATCTGTAAGATATTATGATGACTGCATTGATTGCTAGCTATGTGCTTCTTGCTATGCAGGaagatatagaaaaagaacTTTCAAAGGTTTCAAGGGCATCAAGAGGGCCTGGTCTTTCCCAACATATTATGGTATCATACATGGCCTTACAGACACATTGATAGACTATGCCTGCACACTTTCATGAACACTCACACCCTCATGTCAGCATgtaatatgtttttatttttcatgcaCGAGGCACTATGTCAGCTTGGATAGAGACGAAATTTCCAACATGTGTTCTTGGAAAGTGATGGAGAAAGGAAGTAGAAATAAATTGCAATTCTGGTACTGATGAACTTAAAGGACTTAGGCCAGTAAGATAGATGCAAAGACAGACTGTTCTTTATTGAGCTGAACTCTTTCCCCTGAAAGTCAAAGTGTGTTTTATCTACTTAGCTGTCTAATAGGTGATTGCCTCTAACTACTTGCCCATTCATTTCTTGCATTTCTGAAGACAGCGATTTGACAAAACTGGAGATATCCGAGCTCGATGTAAAGCCCACTATGTTGCTATCCCATTCATTCAACCAAAACATTTCTCATTAGTAACTAATATCTGATTCTATTTGTTTGAACAGGTAGGAAGTTTAGAGGATGTTTTGAGAAAAATGGAGGTAAATGGATCTGATTAGATATTTTACTTATCCATctgataaaaagaaacaaaagtttgaagttttgtttctcttttttctgaTGCAGATGAGTGAGAAGAACTCGGGCTGGGAGGATCTTATCTTCATTCCACCTGGTAAAAGCCACTCGCAGCACATTCAGGAGGTGGCAAAGGTATGACCCATTGCATGTGTTACTCCAGGAGACCATATAAAAGGATAAAGAGCAGCGAATATATTACATGCTTCCAGGCTCTCAATGAAAATGAAGCAGGTTCGGCATTATTACTGAGCTAATTGCTCCTCTTTCTCTTCCTTACCTGTGCACAATATATACATACTAGGTGTTAAGACGATTGAAAATTCTTTCAGGAATTGGTCCGGAGTAGCCTTGGGATACAAGAAGAGATACAATGTCAATTtggaaaaggaataaaataagagaatgGACTAACATTCAAGTCAGTTAAAGAGGTCATTGAATTGCAAACGTTAAATGCTCGACTTATAGGAACTTCTACATTGTCTGCACAGTATCTGAATTTGGTGCTCAGAAATTGTTAACAGACCATGATGGTTTAGACACTTTATGAAATGGCAATTGTTTCCAAATGTTTGTGCCATCTTCACATTTGTAGTTTACCTGATACATTTTCGAGTGTAGAAGTTGTATTAACATGTCTGCTGAGGTTTAATGCGTCGTAACGTTTCATGTtgtacatttaaaaataaaaaagggtgTTTCACTTAATATGGTTAAATGCGAATGCAACATTACTAAAATGGAATGAATTTGATGGGCTCAGAGATTCGACACATGCCATTGTTGGAAGGGCTTCTTACTAAAATGGAGATGTTAGTTTAGTTCTTAAATGTtgtttgtttcctttttcttttttacaccTGCAGCTAACACGGCGTTAAAATGCACATCTCAAACATAAGTAGGGTCTCTtatttgtaataataaaattataatgcaATGATAAGGGCATAAACatcagtttctttttcttggtgAATCAATATTGTCTTGTCGATGCCTAACAGAAAAATCATTTCCACCTCATTCTTTCTTCATGAaatcttaatattttctttttaaattcctAATAAAAAGGTTATTTCCGCCTTCTTTCTCCTTGAAAAGTCAACATTAtgtttaaaatttctaatacaaaaatcaCTTCCACTAAGCTCATACACTGAAAATTCGATTTTGCTAGATGTCAAGCTATCATTCAACCGTAAGCTTTTGTATATCCAATTCCAATTCCTCATATTTAATAACGTCAgatgtaaaaagaaattaaggataaaatattgttttatttaaagttaGAGAAACTGAAGTGCAATTAAACGACTGTAGCGTTgtaaatttagatattaaaagacaaaagtaatttattatgtAGAAAGGCAACACTTGCACAAGAATGTAGAAGGTAATCATAATCAGTTCAACCAATTAGCATGGATGATTGATCAAATGATGAATGAGCCTATCCACGTGTTTGCTCTGCCTTAGGTAGGATTGACTACTCATTCTTATAAGCACGAAATGCAAATAGTAAAACTAATAGCCCATCCCtctaattagtaaattagCAAATAGGTTTGACATGgtttcaaaattttgataGTCTACCATACTTTAGGGTTTTGAGTCGTGTAAAACATGATTCCAAATCATTTTTCTATGAGTTGTGAAATACTGATATCTGACCTAAACCCATCTTTTAATGTCATcgattgattttagaataaataataaaagtaaattttttttaaaaaaatagaaatagaattaaaaattagaaaaataccCTAACGGACAAAAGCGACATTTCAATGCATGTAGGAAGTTGACGGGCCAACCAAATAGTTGTTGGCGGGCCTGCTTGGCTGCTAATTCTGAAGATTCTTAGCGTACATACCTAAGCTTGCTTCAGCAAATTCCGTAATTACATCCCTATCCCTACTTACTACTCtcaattctttcttcttcttttatttttttttttttaaaaaaaaacaatctTCCTCCTGCTCTCAGGATCTTTTCgtaactatttaaaatatattacattttattatttattgagtgatataaaaaatgcaattataaaatttgaaatatatgtTACTCTCTTTTTACTCAAGTGTATTCATTAAATGAATGTAAGTTAGAACAATTGATAATCTCCCTCAAAAATCTAGTTTGCTATTTACTTGCATGTCCCAACTTCCAAATGGGTATTAATAGTAACAGAGGAAAATGGAAATTAGTAGGTTAAAATGCTGATGAGACATCAATccatgtttttattatttttatctatagaCAGCAACCctttttaggttaaaagttGAGAAGTCAGAAGCTAGGAACCACATTTTTATAGGTGGAACATATTTCGAGCTCAACCGTAATTGAACTATATTAGTggtccaaattaaaatttaagccCCAAAGGAAGGGCTTAATGAGGGGTAGACTAGGAATTTTGAAGAGATAATCTAGAATTATTTGGCACCAACAGGATGGGAAAGAAGTAAAGCTTTACTTCCTCCTGCCTTTTTGTCTTGAAGGCAAGTAAATCAAAAGCACTATATAAATGCCACATGGTGCTCTCTAAATGGTCTCACATGATCATTTGAGTTTTACTCTAAACTTTGCTCTCTTAATCCTCCAACCACTATACTCTAAATCCCTTCAAAGATTATGCTAATCATCATGATTAAttactataaataaattgaaaaccGAAGGAAGTAGTTGATATATATTTGCAAAGCAAAGTCCCCTTTTGAGGTATTGCATTTTTTGCTACGCTTAAAGATGGCTCATGGATTCTCCCTTCAAAAGATAGTGAAGACCACACCTTCAAAGGCATTAGTTATTAGAATCAACTTGGTTTTCCTAGCTTTCTTTCTTGTTATCTATGCCTCTCTTCTTCTCCGGCCATCATCTTCggtatattttgataatgcaGCTTCTCTCGTTAGGTGCTCACTTCGCGAGTGCCATCACAAGGTAAGGTGAGCCTAATCACCTTATTCTTTTGTAAGAAGTAATGGTTTggacattaattaattgattaatccAATGTGTGTTTTGATTACCCATTTGGTTaatcttgagttttgcagaTGGAAAATGGTGTTAAGATGAAAGCAGTACTGGAAGAGTCTCAACCCGATACAAGAAAGCCAAGAGGAAACATGACCAAGATTGAGATGCTAAGCTTCATGAAAGAAATAGGCAAAGGAATGAAGATTGCCATGGTGAATATGGAAGAGAATGATGTCAGTGATTGGAAAATACATGGAGAGACAATACCAATACATTTTGAAAGGGTATCTGAGTATTTCAAATGGGAAGATTTATTTCCTGAATGGATTGATGAGGAGGAAGAATTTGAAGGTACATCCTGTCCAGAAATACCAATGCCAGATTTTAAAGCTTATGATGATATGGACGTAATAGTAGCCAAATTGCCTTGCAAGTATCCTCAAGAACTATGGAATAGAGAGGTGCTTAGGCTTCAAGTTCATCTTGTAGCAGCAAATTTGGCAATGAAGAAAGGTAGGAGGGATTGGAGTTGGAAGACTAAAGTAGTGTTTTGGAGCAAATGCAGGCCAATGCTTGAGCTGTTTAGATGTGATGACTTGGTAAAACAGGAAGGTGATTGGTGGTTCTACGAGCCGGAGATGTCAATCCTTGGACAAAAGCTTTCACTGCCTGTTGGTTCTTGCAAGCTTTCTCTGCCCTTGTGGGCACAAGGTATGGCTCAAAGAAAACTACATAAACTATTGTTTGAAGTGATTGTCCTTTTCTTCCACTGCCTTGCCTGATTTTATAGTGTTAAGAagtatcaaaaaaaaaaaaaaaagaaactgttGCCATTCCGTAAAATGAAAACGCGCCAGGTAGGGGTCGAACCTACGACTTTCTGCTTAGGAAACAGACGCTCTATCCACTGAGCTACAGGCGCATTTGTTTATAGCTCTTGCTTATCCATACTTGTATCAAAACGGAAAAACTCAAGCCcaagaaatgaaataatagTGTGTAGGGAAAGAGAAAGATAGAGCAACTACTTGAGACAGTAAATGAATTAGCaatgtggacttatcaacaacTTGGAAGAAATCTTGCTTCCTTAATGATGAAGCTAATTATTAATCAAGGATGTGGTAGTTGTGCTTTTGATGTATCTTTTGCTGTCTTTCTAGAATTTTGTggatacttttatatatatattgctatcaATAGGAATCATGATGCCTTAATTATCTGTAGTTAGCAATTGGTGGAATCAATTAACTAGACAATGGTAGATGGCTGACCCCATAATAATCACAGATCATTGAAAGCTGAAGAACTGTTTTTCACCAAGAGTAGGGTACTTAGTTGTCCAGCAAATTCAGTGTCATGTTTCAATTATGACAGGTAAATTTATATGTGAGTTTACTTAATATTCAACAAACTCGTGCGCAACTCacacaaaaataaagagaaatgcAAACATATATAAGTTCTTTTTAGTGAATTATTCTTAATTGTATCTTGTAAGTTAGTTTCTACTGctatatatgtattaaaatgaataacaAGATGAATATATTGATTTACAGGTATTAACAATATTTTTGATCTCTCAAAGATTGAAAGCACCACAAAGACAAGCAAAAGAGAAGCCTATGCCACAGTCTTGCATTCATCAGAATCCTATGTTTGTGGAGCCATAGCACTTGCTCAAAGTCTTCGCCAATCAGGCACTAAACGTGATCTTATCATTCTCTTAGACAAATCTATCTCTGAATCCAAACGGGAAGCTCTCGCTGCAGCCGGATGGAAGATCCGACTGATTAAGAGAATTCGGAACCCTCGAGCCGAAAAAGACTCATACAACGAGTACAACTATAGCAAGTTCAGGCTGTGGCAGCTTACTGATTAtgacaaaattatatttattgattcagACATAATAGTTTTACGTAATCTTGACATCCTCTTTCACTTTCCTCAAATGTCCGCCACGGGAAATGATATATGGATCTTTAATTCAGGTATTATGGTAATAGAGCCATCAAATTGCACGTTCAAATTCTTAATGGATCGACGAAAGGATATTATCTCCTATAATGGAGGCGATCAAGGTTTCCTTAATGAAGTATTTGTGTGGTG is a genomic window of Ricinus communis isolate WT05 ecotype wild-type chromosome 2, ASM1957865v1, whole genome shotgun sequence containing:
- the LOC8278876 gene encoding UDP-glucuronate:xylan alpha-glucuronosyltransferase 2 isoform X1; translation: MAHGFSLQKIVKTTPSKALVIRINLVFLAFFLVIYASLLLRPSSSVYFDNAASLVRCSLRECHHKMENGVKMKAVLEESQPDTRKPRGNMTKIEMLSFMKEIGKGMKIAMVNMEENDVSDWKIHGETIPIHFERVSEYFKWEDLFPEWIDEEEEFEGTSCPEIPMPDFKAYDDMDVIVAKLPCKYPQELWNREVLRLQVHLVAANLAMKKGRRDWSWKTKVVFWSKCRPMLELFRCDDLVKQEGDWWFYEPEMSILGQKLSLPVGSCKLSLPLWAQGINNIFDLSKIESTTKTSKREAYATVLHSSESYVCGAIALAQSLRQSGTKRDLIILLDKSISESKREALAAAGWKIRLIKRIRNPRAEKDSYNEYNYSKFRLWQLTDYDKIIFIDSDIIVLRNLDILFHFPQMSATGNDIWIFNSGIMVIEPSNCTFKFLMDRRKDIISYNGGDQGFLNEVFVWWHRLPRRVNFLKNFWANTTLEAGVKNELFGADPPKVYSIHYLGLKPWNCYRDYDCNWNIGDQRVYASDVAHKRWWKFHDGMDEKLQKFCGLTKQRKIELDWERRVARQTGFLDEHWKINITDPRRKHLI
- the LOC8278876 gene encoding UDP-glucuronate:xylan alpha-glucuronosyltransferase 2 isoform X2, producing MENGVKMKAVLEESQPDTRKPRGNMTKIEMLSFMKEIGKGMKIAMVNMEENDVSDWKIHGETIPIHFERVSEYFKWEDLFPEWIDEEEEFEGTSCPEIPMPDFKAYDDMDVIVAKLPCKYPQELWNREVLRLQVHLVAANLAMKKGRRDWSWKTKVVFWSKCRPMLELFRCDDLVKQEGDWWFYEPEMSILGQKLSLPVGSCKLSLPLWAQGINNIFDLSKIESTTKTSKREAYATVLHSSESYVCGAIALAQSLRQSGTKRDLIILLDKSISESKREALAAAGWKIRLIKRIRNPRAEKDSYNEYNYSKFRLWQLTDYDKIIFIDSDIIVLRNLDILFHFPQMSATGNDIWIFNSGIMVIEPSNCTFKFLMDRRKDIISYNGGDQGFLNEVFVWWHRLPRRVNFLKNFWANTTLEAGVKNELFGADPPKVYSIHYLGLKPWNCYRDYDCNWNIGDQRVYASDVAHKRWWKFHDGMDEKLQKFCGLTKQRKIELDWERRVARQTGFLDEHWKINITDPRRKHLI
- the LOC8269993 gene encoding protein TIC 22, chloroplastic isoform X2; this translates as MEHSKLSNPLLSLSTFIHQHCLRLGAELSTRLGDTTWAVSNNLLPGLNNRKHRPAPLFASVSQQPKQASGLSSEHVAKTLAGTAVYTVSNSNNEFVLVSDPDGAKSISLLCFRQEDAEAFLAQVRLRRRELRSQARIVPITLDQVYMLKVEGIAFRFLPDPVQIKNALELKASDTKRGFDGVPIFQSELLVVKKKNKRYCPIYFQKEDIEKELSKVSRASRGPGLSQHIMALCQLG
- the LOC8269993 gene encoding protein TIC 22, chloroplastic isoform X1, yielding MEHSKLSNPLLSLSTFIHQHCLRLGAELSTRLGDTTWAVSNNLLPGLNNRKHRPAPLFASVSQQPKQASGLSSEHVAKTLAGTAVYTVSNSNNEFVLVSDPDGAKSISLLCFRQEDAEAFLAQVRLRRRELRSQARIVPITLDQVYMLKVEGIAFRFLPDPVQIKNALELKASDTKRGFDGVPIFQSELLVVKKKNKRYCPIYFQKEDIEKELSKVSRASRGPGLSQHIMVGSLEDVLRKMEMSEKNSGWEDLIFIPPGKSHSQHIQEVAKV
- the LOC8269993 gene encoding protein TIC 22, chloroplastic isoform X3 codes for the protein MEHSKLSNPLLSLSTFIHQHCLRLGAELSTRLGDTTWAVSNNLLPGLNNRKHRPAPLFASVSQQPKQASGLSSEHVAKTLAGTAVYTVSNSNNEFVLVSDPDGAKSISLLCFRQEDAEAFLAQVRLRRRELRSQARIVPITLDQVYMLKVEGIAFRFLPDPVQIKNALELKASDTKRGFDGVPIFQSELLVVKKKNKRYCPIYFQKEDIEKELSKVSRASRGPGLSQHIMTAI